CCATGGTGGCCCCGGAGTCTTGATGGTGGCTCTCCGGTAACAAGAATGATAGCCGGGAGGGCTGTGGATTTCATCAAGACCGAACGTAATCAGGGCCGGGGACATCCGGAATGACCAGGATGCCGTGAAGATATATCCCAACACCGGCCAGTAGCGTGAAAAAGGTGAAACTCAGGAAGCCTTCAGAGTCTTCCCGGCCTGTTCCTTCCACTGCACAATCATCTTCTCCAGGTTCTCTACATCCGGGTCAGGCGGCGGGGGATTGATAAGAGTGCCCAGGAACTCAAGCGCCTCCTGAATGCGCGGCCCCAGCGAGCGCCCCACGTGGTTTGCCCCCCGCACCAGGTGATATTCATGCGGTATACTACGGTCCCTGAGAATTCGGTGCAGGAACTCGGTGCCCCTGTCCAGGCCGAAGGCGTCCTCATCGCCACATTCGAGGTAAACCCCCATTTTCAAAGACAGAATCCTCTCGGCATCCTTGACCACGATGTTGGCCGGGTTATTCTGTGCCCAGTACTCCTCATCGACCGGCCTGCCGTAGATGGCCCGAAATATCCCCTCCGAACGCCAGAACCGGTCCTCAAACTCGATATCCCTGAAGGCCAGTGCAGGCTCTATACCCGGCTCCAGTGCCGCCAGACCGGTAAAGATGTCCGGGTATTTCAGCCCCAGGCGAAGCGCACCCATACCACCCATGGAAATGCCGGCAACAAACAGACCGTCACGGTCCTGCCGTACGCGATAGTTCTCCCGAATATGAGCAAGGAACGGCCCAACCAGGAGCGACTCCCACTTCTGGGAACCGTCCCGGTAGTCCATATAGAACGAGCGGCCGGCACTGGGCGTAACAACTACCAGCCTGGGCAGCCGTCCGTCATCCCATGCCCTCTCGAAAAGGGGCTTCGTCCCGCCCAGGAAGGTCTTACTGTCGCCACCACCGCCGTGCAGGAAGTAGAGCAGTGGCAGGCGTTCTTCCGCTTCTTTATAGCCATCAGGAAGAAGGACTGCGTATGCCATCGGGCCTGGAACAAGGTCACTGGTGTACTCGGCTTCAACGAATGTGCTATCTGCCATGATTGCCTCCGTATGCGGTTAATAAGAATGTGTGCCGGGATGCTCCCCGCACCCCTCTAATACAGCCTTAGTAATCCCAGCACAGCATAACATATCCGGCAGGTGGACTGTCTTGCCTGTCGCCAGCCTCAGTAAGAATGCAGGGCAGGACTGTGTACCACGAGCATCTTACTCCTCCAGCAACAGCTCTGCGGCGGAGACTGTCATACCATCCGCCGTAGTGTAGCGGTGAGGTCTGGGAGGACGGGCTACCCCTATCAGGAAAGCCGCCGCGGCGAACAGACCGATAATCACCATAAATGCCGGCCGGTATGAGCCGATAACATCGAAGACGACATTCATGGCAACCGGACCTGCGGCACCAAACCCGAAGGCTACCAGGAATCCCAGTGAACGAACCAGGCCAAGACTGAAACGGCCGAAATAGTCGGCCCAGATTACTCCCTGGATTACGGCGATACCGGACATACCAATTCCATAGACTGCCACTGCAAGCCAGAGAAACACCGGCTGCCCCGCCAGCAGGAAGAGAAAAGCCCCCATACCCTGGATAACGAAGGGGATGACACGCACGAACACCCTGTCGGAATACTCGGCAACAAACCCCATGAACGGGAGCACCGCCGCCATGATAACAGCACGCACAGTCATCACGGCTGCCAGTGTAGTATCACTGTAGTTCAGGTCCTGAATATAGGCGGCCAGGCTGACATTTATACCCTGAAAGGCCATGCTGCTTATCCCCAGGGAAGCAGCCAGAAGCCAGAAGCTTCTGGTGGTCAATACTTCTCTACGGCTCCATACCGGCTCTCCCGGAGTCAACTTGCCTTCAGAATGCTCCTCCTCATTTCTCCGGCTTCCTTCAGTATCGGGAGCAATCCCGTCCGGATGGAGGCCCATATCCTCCGGTCGGCGGCGCATGAGGATTACCGAAGGGATGAGAACAGCCAACCACGTAACCACGGCAAAGACAACGAACATGGTACGCCATCCGGAGGAGGCAATCACAAACACGGTTACCGGGACAAAGATTACGTTGCTCAGGTTATTTCCGAGGCGTCCGATAGCGATGGCGCGGCCACGCTTGCGGACGAACCAGTTGTTGATGGCTACGTCCGTCACCAGTCCTCCCATGAGGGTGAAGCCAATGGCTACCACCACACCCCGCAGCAGGTAGAACTGCCAGAGAGCGCTTATCTGGGTTACGCTCAGCATGATTATACCGACAATGATTGCACCGATGGGCATCAGCACGCGGGGACCATACCGGTCAATGAAGGGACCGACAACGGGAGAAATAAGCGCCTCGGTTACACGGGCAATAGTCTGCACGGCGGCAACGCTGCTACGACTCCAGCCGAATTCGTTTCCAAACGGCTTGAAGAAGAACCCCAGCATGGAGGAGTAATGCTCGGCATAAGCGAGATGTGCCAGGAAGGAGGCACCCACTATATTCCAGCCGTAGAAGTAGCGGGGCTTCCTGCGTGTCGTGGTTGTCACACGGGTATTCTACACCATATTGTAACCCAGGAAACACCCTTGAACTAAAATTGTTGACATCTGTTGTATGGTGGGCTAGTTTGTATTACCGGGCATGATAGTTGTGACAAGGAGTATGTTATGGATGAATTCAACGCCTACGTCAAGACCAATGCGGAACGCTTCATAGAGGAACTGAAGGGGTTCTGTCGCCAGCCAAGCATTGCTGCCCAGGGTATCGGACTGGAAAAGATGGCGGAACTGGTGCGCGCAAGACTGGAGAAACTGGGTGTTAATGTCCGTCTGATACCGCTGGAGGGCGGCCCACCCATCGTCTACGGGGAGTTAGGAGAAGGTCAGCGCACCCTGCTAATCTACAACCACTACGACGTGCAGCCCCCCGACCCTCTCGATGAATGGGTATCGGAGCCTTTCGACCCCCAGGTCCGGGAAGGAACGCTATACGCCCGCGGCGTGGCCGACAACAAGGGAGACCTGCTGGCCCGTCTGCAGGCCGTCGAGGCCTATCAGGCTACGCTGGGCAAGCTTCCCCTCAAGCTCAAGTGGATTATCGAGGGGGAAGAGGAGGTGGGCAGCCCCCACCTGCCGGCATTCGCCGCCGAACATGCCGAACTGCTCTCTGCCGATGGCTGTATCTGGGAGGCAGGCAGCAAGGATATGAAGGAGCGTCCCACTATCACGTTGGGACTGAAAGGCATTATGTATCTCGAACTCAGGGCTCATGGCGCCAGCAGTGACCTTCACTCCTCGCTGGCTACCATTGTCCCCAATCCGGCGTGGCGTCTCGTCTGGGCCCTCAATACGCTGAAGGACGAGAATGACAACATCCTGGTCGATGGTCTCCTGGACCATGTGGTCGAGCCTACTCAGGCGGAGATGGAAATGCTGGCCGCCATTCCCTTCGAGGAAGATATGATGCTGGCCAACTTCGGCATACCTCGATTCATACGGGGTCTGACCGGCATTGAAGCGTTGAAAAAGCACCTCTACGAGCCGACCTGTACTATTTGCGGTTTCAAGGCGGGATACATCGAACAGGGCACCAAGACCGTGCTACCCAGAACAGCCATGGTCAAGCTCGATTTCCGGCTGGTGCCCAACCTGGAGCCAGAAATGATACTGGACCTGCTGCGTAAGCACCTTGATAGACGGGGTTTCACCGATATTGAAGTGGTTACCGGACATGGCGAGCATCCGGCTAAATCACCACCGGACGCACCTGTCGTGAAGGCTGCCATTGCCGCCGCTGAGGCGGTCTACGGCCAGAGCCCGGTCATCGTTCCGCTGATGGCCGGTAGCGGTCCTATGTATCCCCTTACCCAGGCATTCGGAACACCGGCTTTCTCAACCGGGGTTGGCCATGCCCGAAGCGGTGCCCACGCTCCCAACGAGAGTGTCCGCCTGGATGACTACTTCCAGGGTATCCGCTTCATCGGAGAACTGATTCGTCAGTTCGGTACGGGATAGCGGGGGTGTCCCCCGGATATAGTGGGGTTGATCGGAAGGGTTTTCCATCACCCTGCTAGTAGCCTCAGGGTTGCCCGGGGAACAGTGCCGTACGGGTATTGTAGTATAAAATTATTAGTGATATGATGTTGGGTAGTGGTTTTAGTTCAGGTTATTTTCTCTTTCGGTAAGTCTCCTGTGAGACTATCGCGGACTTATCCAGGCACTGGATAACCCCAACTCAAACCAGCCGACTGGTATGAAGGAGGTCGTCCAGTGGTGCTCCGAGACGAATCTATCGTGCGTCCCCGTTGCAGGCCATCCACGTCACCACTAACGACGAACATCCATTTCACAGGTCCAGTCCCGCTGGTGGGCCTGACTGCTGTCCTTCATGATGGCCACCGTCAAAGCATGACTTCACCCGGGAACACTACGGAATAGAAGGAGACCAACATGCGTATCTATGTGGGCAACCTATCCTACAATGTAACTGAGGAAGAACTGCGCCAGGAGTTCGCCGCCTTCGGGGAAGTGGAATCTGTAAGCGTCGTGACAGACAGGAACACCGGTCGACCCAGAGGGTTTGCATTTGTCGAAATGCCTACCAAATCCGAAGGTGACGCTGCAATCGCTGCCGTTAACGGGAAAACACTTGACTACCGCACTCT
Above is a genomic segment from Dehalococcoidales bacterium containing:
- a CDS encoding alpha/beta hydrolase-fold protein, encoding MADSTFVEAEYTSDLVPGPMAYAVLLPDGYKEAEERLPLLYFLHGGGGDSKTFLGGTKPLFERAWDDGRLPRLVVVTPSAGRSFYMDYRDGSQKWESLLVGPFLAHIRENYRVRQDRDGLFVAGISMGGMGALRLGLKYPDIFTGLAALEPGIEPALAFRDIEFEDRFWRSEGIFRAIYGRPVDEEYWAQNNPANIVVKDAERILSLKMGVYLECGDEDAFGLDRGTEFLHRILRDRSIPHEYHLVRGANHVGRSLGPRIQEALEFLGTLINPPPPDPDVENLEKMIVQWKEQAGKTLKAS
- a CDS encoding MFS transporter → MTTTTRRKPRYFYGWNIVGASFLAHLAYAEHYSSMLGFFFKPFGNEFGWSRSSVAAVQTIARVTEALISPVVGPFIDRYGPRVLMPIGAIIVGIIMLSVTQISALWQFYLLRGVVVAIGFTLMGGLVTDVAINNWFVRKRGRAIAIGRLGNNLSNVIFVPVTVFVIASSGWRTMFVVFAVVTWLAVLIPSVILMRRRPEDMGLHPDGIAPDTEGSRRNEEEHSEGKLTPGEPVWSRREVLTTRSFWLLAASLGISSMAFQGINVSLAAYIQDLNYSDTTLAAVMTVRAVIMAAVLPFMGFVAEYSDRVFVRVIPFVIQGMGAFLFLLAGQPVFLWLAVAVYGIGMSGIAVIQGVIWADYFGRFSLGLVRSLGFLVAFGFGAAGPVAMNVVFDVIGSYRPAFMVIIGLFAAAAFLIGVARPPRPHRYTTADGMTVSAAELLLEE
- a CDS encoding M20/M25/M40 family metallo-hydrolase codes for the protein MDEFNAYVKTNAERFIEELKGFCRQPSIAAQGIGLEKMAELVRARLEKLGVNVRLIPLEGGPPIVYGELGEGQRTLLIYNHYDVQPPDPLDEWVSEPFDPQVREGTLYARGVADNKGDLLARLQAVEAYQATLGKLPLKLKWIIEGEEEVGSPHLPAFAAEHAELLSADGCIWEAGSKDMKERPTITLGLKGIMYLELRAHGASSDLHSSLATIVPNPAWRLVWALNTLKDENDNILVDGLLDHVVEPTQAEMEMLAAIPFEEDMMLANFGIPRFIRGLTGIEALKKHLYEPTCTICGFKAGYIEQGTKTVLPRTAMVKLDFRLVPNLEPEMILDLLRKHLDRRGFTDIEVVTGHGEHPAKSPPDAPVVKAAIAAAEAVYGQSPVIVPLMAGSGPMYPLTQAFGTPAFSTGVGHARSGAHAPNESVRLDDYFQGIRFIGELIRQFGTG
- a CDS encoding RNA-binding protein, with the protein product MRIYVGNLSYNVTEEELRQEFAAFGEVESVSVVTDRNTGRPRGFAFVEMPTKSEGDAAIAAVNGKTLDYRTLVVNEARPRTDSGGGRSFGGGGGGGRREGGGGGGGGGFGRKDDRHRRY